Below is a genomic region from Ostreibacterium oceani.
TATTGTTTCTCGTACCATTCCCAAATTACGTTTTCGGCTGTAAGTTCAAGAAATTTAATCTCTCGATTCTGTTCATCAAATTCCCATTGGTTAGAACTCTGTATTTCATTTTTAGCATCAAATTCTTTTTTTAAAATGCAGTTGTCATTAGAATCATAAACGAACTCTGAGTAGAATTGCAATTGTCCGTGTTCGTCAAGAAATTCAGTTCTTTCGATAAGTCCTTTTGTATTGAATTTATTGATAAAGTGTTCTCTCACTTTTCCATTCTGTCCAATTATTTTTTGCGACTTAATCTTCATTTTTCTAATGCTTGCTAACATCCGAATAAACGAACATTCGTTTATCGGGGCTATATGATTATACTAAAAGTTCGTTTATTCGTCATCATATATGAGATATGAGTACAAAGCAATCCGTGTTATTCGATTTTCGGCGACAGTGAACGGTAATCAATTAACAGCAAAAAACGTTTACAGAACATAAATGCAGACTATAGATGAAAAGATGGTTTAGCAGGCGAATTCAGAAAGCGGATTCAAAAAGCGGATTCAAAAAGCGGGCTAAAAACGCGCTAAAACAGCAGGCTAAAAAAAGCGCCGTGAAATGGGTTAGATTGTCGCGGCGCTTGGCGATTAATTAGATTAATCTGAATAAGTTAAACAAGTTGATTAATGTAAAGTAGCTGATTAATGCGATGGTTAACGTAATTGGTTAGTAATTGATTGGTAATCGATTCGTAACTGCTTAATACTATTTGCTGTTTTTCATGGTCTGGAAAAACTCATCGTTTGTCTTGGTATTGCGTAACCGCTCTAGCAAGAACTCGATGGCGCTGACCTCATCCATTGGGTGGAGGATTTTACGCAGTATCCAGGTTTTTTGTACAATATCAGGGTCAACCATGAGCTCTTCGCGGCGTGTGCCTGATGGGCTGATGTCAATGGCAGGGAAGATGCGTTTTTCAGCGATGTTACGGCTGAGATGGACTTCGTTGTTACCTGTGCCTTTGAACTCTTCGTAAATGACGCCATCCATTTTTGATCCCGTATCAACGAGTGCCGTGGCGATAATGGTTAGGCTGCCGCCTTCTTCGATATTTCGCGCGGCACCAAAAAACCGTTTGGGCTTGTGTAGCGCATTGGCATCGACACCACCGGTTAGAATTTTCCCAGAGGCGGGTGAAACGGTATTATAAGCCCGTGCCAAGCGGGTGATAGAGTCGAGTAAAATCACGACATCTTTTTTGTGCTCAACGAGGCGTTTGGCGCGTTCAATTGCCATTTCGGCAACTTGCACATGGCGCGTTGCGGGTTCGTCAAATGTCGATGAAATGACTTCGCCAGCGACGGTGCGTTCCATCTCGGTGACTTCCTCGGGGCGCTCATCAATCAGCAATACCATCAAGTGGCATTCTGGGTGGTTTGCCGCAATAGACTGAGCGATGTTTTGCATCATCACGGTTTTACCTGCTTTGGGTGGGGAAACCACTAAGCTTCGCTGCCCTTTGCCAATGGGGGCGATTAAGTCAATCATTCTGGCTGTGATGTCTTCGGTGCTGCCATTGCCGCGTTCTAGCTTAAGCTGTTCGTTTGCGTGTAACGGGGTGAGGTTTTCAAAGGCAATTTTCTTTTTGGTGTTTTCGGGTGGTTCGTCGTTAATCGTATCGACTTTGAGTAGCGCAAAATAACGTTCGTTATCCTTGGGGTGGCGAATTTTTCCCACGACGGCATCGCCTGTGCGTAGGCCAAAGCGACGAATTTGGCTGGGGCTGACATAAATATCATCAGAGCCAGCCACATAAGAGCTTGCGGTGCTGCGTAAAAAGCCAAAACCATCGGGTAGGATTTCAACCACACCGTTACCATAAATGGCTTCGCCTTTTTTGGCGTGGGCTTTGAGGATAGCGAAAATGAGGTCTTGTTTTTTCTTTCTGGCGAGGTCTTCAAGCCCCATTTCTTGGGCCATTGCCAGCAATTCATGGGGTTTTTTAATTTTTAAATCGTTAAGATGCATAAAGTCTGTTTTGAGTGAAATTATAGGACCGAATCAATAAATTCAGTAAGTTGTCCTTTGGAAACCATACCGACTTGTGTCCCTTCGACTTGTCCGTTTTTAAATAAAATCAAGGTCGGAATTGAGCGAATGCCATACTGTACTGGCGTGTTTTGATTGTTTTCAATGTCGAGTTTGGCAATCGTCACTTTGCCATCGAATTCTTGGGCGAGTTCTTCGAGTATCGGTGCAATCGCTCGGCAAGGGCCGCACCATTCTGCCCAAAAATCTAATAATACTGGGGTTTCTGATTTGATTACCACCGATTCAAAATCGGCATCGGTTACGTGCACGATATGGCTCATTTTAAGTTCTCCTAGGGTAAATGTGGGTGTTTTTTGTGTGTTTGTTTAATTGAAAATTCTCAGCATAAATCTATCGTTTTTGCATGGTCGTCAATGGTGAATTGTCGAGAGGCTAAGCGGATGAGATGGTTTGCTTGGTATTTATGGCTAATTTATGGCTAGAGGTGTTGTTACCAACCAATGAAACTGAATAGTCGGCGCTATTATAACATAATAATTGCGTAGCAAAAGCCTTATTAAAGATTAAATCGCCATTGTTTCGGCATTGGTTCGGCATCTCAAATAGTGCTTCATTCAAATAGTGTGCATCATGAATTGATTGCAATGCCCCATAAGCAGTGAAGTGCGACACTGGCGCCAACCCGTTAACTGAATCTGCGTCTAGCGGGTCTAAACAAGCCATGAGTAAGCCATGAGTAAGCCAATCGATGCCGTGTTTTTGCGTGTTATCTCTGTGTTATCTATTATGTGTGCAACTTGTATATGCAACTTATGTATGCAATTTTAGGTGTAGCGACTGCTGCTTCTGCGTCTAGCGGGTCTAAACACGGTCAATAAATAGCCCAGTACGATTCCACCGAGCAAGGTGAGTGCGCCAATAATACGTTCTTTGTTGGCCATGCTGGCGTTGATTGATTGGTTTTCTGTTCTGAGCAGTTGGGCTTCTTTTTCAAATTTGACCGCTTGCTCTTGGAGTTGTCGGTTTTTTTCGTCAATTTCGACCGCATTCTCAGAGACTTTGGCTAAGCTGAGGTAGCGTGCGCGCTCGTCAGTGGCTTGCTTTTGAGCGACTTCTAATGCACGGCTGAGTTGGGCGACGTTTTCGTTTTGTTCGGACAGTTTTTGCTGGAGTAGCTGGTTTTCTTGCTGCAATTTGGCGAGATTCGTTTGTGAGCTTTTGGCCTGTTCCGCCGCGTTGCTGGCGCTGCTCTGTGTGTCTTGTATTTCGGCTTCTAGCTCATTGATGCGGGTGTTTTTTTCTTCGATTTCAGCTTGTAGTGTGGTGACTTCGGCTTGTGCGGACTGTAGGGCTTGGTTGATTTCGCTAAATTTGTCATGCACACTGCGTTGGCGTAGCACGTAATAATTAGATAGCCAGCCTTGTTCGCCGTCTTCGGTTTCAATTTTGACGTAATCGTCGGTTTGGTCTAGTGCGGTCACTCGCTGACCCGCTGGAAGTAGCTTGATAATCGTTGAGTTGAGCTCTGGTGATGCTCGAAGTGGGGCTTCGATTTCATCGCTAACCCAAACGTCTTGAGCCATTACGGTGTTTAATAAAAAGACGCCACTAATGAGTAAAAAAAACTGTTTCATTTAAGATACCTTGTGTTTGCAAGAGAGAGTGCAAGTACGTTACCAAGTACGTTACCAAGTGCGTTACGAGTTGTTGCCATGTTCATTGCTGCGTTCATTGCTGCGTTCATTATATTAACCCACGATATAATAACCCAATAACCCATCATGTTGACCAACAGAATTAACCAGCTGGCGTTTGAGTATTCATGCCGTGGTGGCGAAGCAGTGCGTCTATCGTTGGCTTTCGACCACGAAATGCGATGAAATTTTCCATGGCAGAGCGTGAGGCACCGCGTGCGAGAATTTCGCGTTTAAATGCTTCTCCAACATCGGTATTATACACGCCTTCTTCTTCAAAGCGAGAAAACGCATCCGCAGAGAGTATTTCTGCCCACTTGTAGCTAAAGTAGCCTGCGGCATAACCGCCTGAAAATATATGTGAAAAACTCATTGGAAATCGTGCGTAGTCTGCCGAAGGCGTGACTGCAACTTGTTCGCGAACAGCGTGTAATACCGTCATAACATCGACGGGGTTGTCGGAGTTGTATTCGTGGTGCAGTCGCATATCAAAAATCGAAAACTCTAGCTGACGCAACATCATAAGCGCGGCATGAAAGTTTTTAGCGGCGATCAGCTTATCAAATAGGGCATCGGGTAGCGGTTCGCTAGTCGTTTGATGGCAAGACATGTCTGTCAGTACCGTTTTTTGGTAGCAAAAGTTTTCCATAAACTGGCTGGGTAGCTCGACGGCATCCCATTCGACACCATTAATACCACTAATCGCACTGTGGTTAATCTCGGTCAGCATATGGTGGATGCCGTGTCCGAATTCGTGGAATAAAGTGAGGATTTCATCGTGTGATAAATAGGCAGGCGCATCCCCAACTGGCGGGATAAAATTACAGGTTAAATAGGCAACGGGTAATTGTTGTATATGGCTGGAGTGAATTTTGTCTATGGCACCATTCATCCACGCGCCAGCATTTTTGCCTTGCCGTGCGTATAAATCCATGCAGAAATAGGCGATGGGTGTTTTGTCTGCATCCAGCACGGTGTAACAAGTAACATCTGGGTGCCAGGTGTTTATTTCGTTGTTTTGGCTAAAGCTCACCCCGAATAAGTGTTCGGTAATGCCCAGCATCCCTTGCATAACATGAGGGACGGGGAAATATTCGCGCAATTGCTCTTGGGAAATCGCGTATTCGGCTTCTTTGAGTTTTTCGGAGGCATACGCCACATCCCACGGTGCTAGTGTCTCTAGGCCGAGGTTTGCTTGGGCAAAGGCTTTTAGCTCGGCGAATTCATTTTCGGCAATGGGCTTGGCTCTCTCGACTAAATCATAGAGGAAATCAAGCACTTCGTCTGCCGATTTTGCCATTTTATTGGCTAGCGACAGCGCGGCGTAATTGTCAAAGCCTAGCAAGGTCGCTATGTCAGCGCGCGTCGATAAAATGGCTTCAACCACGTTGTGATTGTCAAATTGATTGGCATGAGGCCCTTGGTCAGAGGCGCGGGTCACAAATGCGTTGTATAGGGTTTCTCGTAGGTGGCGATTGTCGGCATAGGTGATGGCTGGCACGTAGCTTGGGAAGTCTAGTGTCAGCCAGAATCCATCAACCGCTTGTTGGGCGGCGAGTTGTCGATATAATGCCTTGGCGGACTCGGGGATGCCAGCTAAATCGGCTTCGTCGGTCAGGTGGAGATGAAACGCTTGCGTCGCATCTAGGACATTATTAGAAAAGGTGGTGTAAAGCTCGCTACTCTGCTGGACCAAGCCTTGGTACGTGTTTTTATCTTCGTCAGATAAATTAACGCCCGATAACTCAAAATCACGAATGGCATCGTTGATGAGTTTTTGCCTGGCGGTGTCATACGCGCTAAAGTCATTGCTCGCCTGTAGTGCTTGGTAAAACCGATACAACCCTGTGTGTTGCGACATTTCTGCGCTATATTTTGACAAAATTTGTTGGCAATCTTGGTATGCTTGGCGCCACGGTTGTGTGTTATTGACTGAATGTAAATGCGAGATGGGTGTCCACGCCTTGGCAAGTTGGTTGTCTATGGCTTCGATGGCTTCGTAAGTTGCCCACGTTGCGGGTGATTGTTCGGCTAATTCAGCAATGCGTTTTTTGCTATCTTGGCAAAGCTGGGTAATGGCAGGTAGCGCATGTTCAGGCAGGATGGCGGAATAATTAGGGAATTGTTCAGTCGTCAAAAGTGGGTTTGTCTTCATGGGGAAATATCTCGGTGTAAAATTGATTAAGTAAGCTGTTGGCGTAGCGATGAAATGGTTTTGTCAGGGTCTTTTGACTGCGTGATCGGACGCCCGATGACTAAGTAATCGGCACCAGCCGCAAGGGCGGCTTGTGGTGTCATAATACGGTGTTGGTCATCTGTGTTATCACTAGCGAGGCGAATGCCTGGTGTCACTAAAATAAAATCGTCACCCAAGCGTGCGCGAAGGGCGGGCGCTTCGTGGGCAGAGCAAACCACGCCGTCGAGTCCGCTTTGTTGGGTGAGCGTGGCCAAATCAAATACGGCTTGTTCAATGGTTTTATTAAATCCAAGTGTATCAAAGGTGGGCTGATCCATGCTGGTTAGAACGGTGACAGCCGTTACTAATGGGCGTTGAGGGAGTTCGCTTAGCGCGTTGTAAACTGCGCGTAGCATAGGGCTGCCACCAAGTGCATGAACATTGGTCATCCATACGCCTAGCTTGGCTGCCGATAAACAGGCCTGCGCCACGGTGTTAGGGATGTCGTGGAATTTTAGGTCAAGGAATAGTTCAAAGCCAAGCTTTTGTAGCTGCTCGACGATATGCGGTCCTTCGGCGACAAATAATTGTTTGCCGATTTTTAATCGTGCCGATGTCGGGTCAATACGCTGTGCCATTGCCAGCGCGTCATGCGCGGTTGGATAGTCAAGCGCAACAATGATTGGCGAGTTGACGGAAGATGTGCCAGTGGGCTGAGTGCTAGATGAAATGGTAGGCATAGTCGGATAAGTCAAAAGAATAGCGGCTATTGTAGCGGAAACTTGTTATCTTGTTAAGTCACTGTCTTTGATTTAATGTGTAGGCCAAGGTCGCGGCCAAGGTCGCGGTCAAGGTGGCGGCGGGTTGAATTACTCATCCACGGATAATAAAAAGATGAATTGTCAGGCGTCATTAGGGGTTATGCGGCGTGATTAAAATGATTGCAAGAACAGGGTGAATAAATAAGGCAGTTGATGAGATTTGGTGCGAAATTGGTGGGTCGGTTGACGACAGTCGCGCTGAATAAATTGGGTGGATTGGTCGCCGCGATAATCGCTGGTTTGACGGCTAACTGGATTGAAAACGATGAGTATTTTGTCAGTTTTCTGTGCTAGGTGCGAGGATTGATGTGTCAGTGAAGGTTGGAAATAAATAGTTGTTTTTAGAAGGATAGATTTGCAAAGTGGTGTTTTTTTGTGTGATAATAGGCAAAAATATTACCTTAATTTAATTGAAAAACTTTAAAAACAACTAAGCAGTGCTATAATTGGCATATTTGGGACCTTTATATAGGGAATATAAAAAATAAAGATGAGGCTCATCGTGAATAAAAAATTGTTATCGTTAATTGCAGGAACAGTATTACTCATTCCATCGGTTGGAATGGCGGTTGGTTTGGGTTCTATTCGGACCTATTCTAATTTAAACGAACGGCTAAAGGCCGAAATCCCGATTCTCTCGGTGCGAGATAAAGGTCGAATGACCGTGTCACTCGCATCAAATGCTGAGTTTGCGAGTCGCGGCATTCAACGCGCAGAAGTGCTGAATGACTTGAATTTTTCCATTCAGGAAAAAGGCGGGCGCTATTATATCAGTGTGTCTTCGCAAAAGCAGATTGCGACACCCTACATTAATTTTATATTACGCCTCAACACCGATGAGGGAGTTATCTCTAGAGAGTACGCTATCTTTTTGGATCCAGTGACGAGTGGCGCAAAGACCAATGCAAAGGGTGGACAATCGGTAAAAAAGTCCAGTAGTTCAGAAGGTCAAAAAAAGCGTGCCGAAACACCGCAGCGGGCTTCTGGACAGAAAAAAACCGCGCAGGCACCGACAAAGCCAGTTTCAACCACGCTAAAAATCAGTAACCCCAGCGGGGCGCAATATGGTCCTGTGCGAAAAGGGGAGACGTTGTGGTCAATCGCGTCTTATACGCGGCCCTCAGACAACATTCCTGTGCGTGACATGGTTGCTGCCATTAAGCAAGCAAACCCAAAAACACTAGCGGGTGCAATGCCCGCTGGTGTGCGATTGAATATCCCGACCATTCAAGGTTATTCTGCCTTTTCTGGCGGTTATGCGCCTATGCCTGGCACGGTGAGTTATATCAAGCCAAGCGCGACAAAGAAAGCGGCAGCCACCAATACGTCAACCACCAATACGTCAACCACCAACGCAAGCCAGAATCAAAGCAAAGCAACGCAACGACCTGCGCCTAAGCCTGAAACAAAAACAGCGCCCAAGACTGAAACAAAAGCAACACCCCAACCAACCAACCAAGTAACCTCTGAAAAAACAACCGAATCAGTATCCGCCGCGACTAAAGCTGCCGATAAAATTGAGAAAGCAACAAACGATGCTACTCCCCCCAAAGATATCCCTACAAGCAGTGATGTTGGTGATGAATTAACCGCCTCTGAATTAGCTGCTACTGAATTAACCGCTACCGCAAATGAAGCCAAAGCTGCCGTCGTAGGCGCAACAGATTCAGCGATTGACTCAGTAAGTGCCGCAGCGGAGGGTGTCAAAGAGACTGCCGCTAATGCAGTCGGTGCAGCCGCCGAGACGACAAAGGATTTGGCGCAACAAGCATCTGATTCAGCTAAGGCCGCGACCAGCGATGTGGTTGACGGCGCCAAAGCTGCTACTGAAGCAGTGAAAGAAACAGCCAAAGAGACAGCAAACGCAGCAGCAGAACAAGCCACGCAAGCCGCTCAGTCTGCTGCAGAC
It encodes:
- a CDS encoding M3 family metallopeptidase, producing MKTNPLLTTEQFPNYSAILPEHALPAITQLCQDSKKRIAELAEQSPATWATYEAIEAIDNQLAKAWTPISHLHSVNNTQPWRQAYQDCQQILSKYSAEMSQHTGLYRFYQALQASNDFSAYDTARQKLINDAIRDFELSGVNLSDEDKNTYQGLVQQSSELYTTFSNNVLDATQAFHLHLTDEADLAGIPESAKALYRQLAAQQAVDGFWLTLDFPSYVPAITYADNRHLRETLYNAFVTRASDQGPHANQFDNHNVVEAILSTRADIATLLGFDNYAALSLANKMAKSADEVLDFLYDLVERAKPIAENEFAELKAFAQANLGLETLAPWDVAYASEKLKEAEYAISQEQLREYFPVPHVMQGMLGITEHLFGVSFSQNNEINTWHPDVTCYTVLDADKTPIAYFCMDLYARQGKNAGAWMNGAIDKIHSSHIQQLPVAYLTCNFIPPVGDAPAYLSHDEILTLFHEFGHGIHHMLTEINHSAISGINGVEWDAVELPSQFMENFCYQKTVLTDMSCHQTTSEPLPDALFDKLIAAKNFHAALMMLRQLEFSIFDMRLHHEYNSDNPVDVMTVLHAVREQVAVTPSADYARFPMSFSHIFSGGYAAGYFSYKWAEILSADAFSRFEEEGVYNTDVGEAFKREILARGASRSAMENFIAFRGRKPTIDALLRHHGMNTQTPAG
- the trxA gene encoding thioredoxin TrxA, with translation MSHIVHVTDADFESVVIKSETPVLLDFWAEWCGPCRAIAPILEELAQEFDGKVTIAKLDIENNQNTPVQYGIRSIPTLILFKNGQVEGTQVGMVSKGQLTEFIDSVL
- the pyrF gene encoding orotidine-5'-phosphate decarboxylase, encoding MPTISSSTQPTGTSSVNSPIIVALDYPTAHDALAMAQRIDPTSARLKIGKQLFVAEGPHIVEQLQKLGFELFLDLKFHDIPNTVAQACLSAAKLGVWMTNVHALGGSPMLRAVYNALSELPQRPLVTAVTVLTSMDQPTFDTLGFNKTIEQAVFDLATLTQQSGLDGVVCSAHEAPALRARLGDDFILVTPGIRLASDNTDDQHRIMTPQAALAAGADYLVIGRPITQSKDPDKTISSLRQQLT
- a CDS encoding TIGR04211 family SH3 domain-containing protein, with the translated sequence MKQFFLLISGVFLLNTVMAQDVWVSDEIEAPLRASPELNSTIIKLLPAGQRVTALDQTDDYVKIETEDGEQGWLSNYYVLRQRSVHDKFSEINQALQSAQAEVTTLQAEIEEKNTRINELEAEIQDTQSSASNAAEQAKSSQTNLAKLQQENQLLQQKLSEQNENVAQLSRALEVAQKQATDERARYLSLAKVSENAVEIDEKNRQLQEQAVKFEKEAQLLRTENQSINASMANKERIIGALTLLGGIVLGYLLTVFRPARRRSSSRYT
- the rho gene encoding transcription termination factor Rho; the encoded protein is MHLNDLKIKKPHELLAMAQEMGLEDLARKKKQDLIFAILKAHAKKGEAIYGNGVVEILPDGFGFLRSTASSYVAGSDDIYVSPSQIRRFGLRTGDAVVGKIRHPKDNERYFALLKVDTINDEPPENTKKKIAFENLTPLHANEQLKLERGNGSTEDITARMIDLIAPIGKGQRSLVVSPPKAGKTVMMQNIAQSIAANHPECHLMVLLIDERPEEVTEMERTVAGEVISSTFDEPATRHVQVAEMAIERAKRLVEHKKDVVILLDSITRLARAYNTVSPASGKILTGGVDANALHKPKRFFGAARNIEEGGSLTIIATALVDTGSKMDGVIYEEFKGTGNNEVHLSRNIAEKRIFPAIDISPSGTRREELMVDPDIVQKTWILRKILHPMDEVSAIEFLLERLRNTKTNDEFFQTMKNSK